A stretch of the Clostridium fungisolvens genome encodes the following:
- a CDS encoding FHA domain-containing protein: MNALLEKGVINELACGANFSYILNDNSQFLLTDYKVLQSQGINGFIKCMKMLHNGKTEFFYMSGNFKTFASILTSISTESFMTIVANLFNNIIEVKSNGFLSCQNIDISFDKIFIDVNTLKVNLVYIPVSKKAFNDNAAFENELRTNLVKLINSVSSISNEKTMQLAMDLSNGMYSLEDIFNRIKGIKVTNVKPRFESDNSHDNKIMRIVAMNAPMHVEIIVDKNEFILGKNASMVDGAITFNKSISRVHCKVTNNGAQFMLTDLGSANGTYVNKVKLLPNQPHPIKNSDVIRLANSDFQIMIG; the protein is encoded by the coding sequence ATGAATGCATTATTAGAAAAGGGTGTAATTAACGAATTAGCTTGTGGTGCCAATTTTTCATATATATTGAATGATAATAGTCAGTTTTTATTGACTGATTATAAAGTGTTGCAAAGCCAAGGCATTAATGGATTTATCAAATGTATGAAAATGTTACATAATGGAAAGACAGAATTTTTCTATATGTCAGGAAATTTTAAAACATTTGCATCTATACTTACATCCATAAGTACTGAGAGTTTTATGACAATTGTTGCTAACCTTTTTAATAATATTATAGAAGTTAAAAGCAACGGCTTCCTTTCTTGTCAGAACATTGATATTTCTTTTGATAAGATTTTTATCGATGTAAATACCTTAAAGGTTAATTTGGTGTATATCCCAGTAAGTAAAAAAGCTTTTAATGATAATGCTGCCTTTGAGAACGAATTAAGAACCAATTTAGTCAAGTTAATTAATAGCGTATCTTCAATTTCCAATGAAAAAACCATGCAGCTTGCTATGGATCTATCTAATGGAATGTATTCCTTAGAGGATATATTTAATAGAATTAAAGGCATTAAGGTTACAAATGTAAAGCCAAGATTTGAATCAGATAATAGCCATGATAATAAAATAATGCGTATCGTAGCAATGAATGCACCAATGCATGTTGAAATTATAGTAGATAAAAATGAGTTTATTCTAGGAAAAAATGCTTCTATGGTAGATGGAGCTATTACTTTTAATAAATCCATTAGCCGAGTTCATTGTAAGGTTACAAACAATGGGGCACAATTCATGCTGACAGACTTAGGTAGTGCAAATGGGACTTATGTTAATAAAGTCAAGTTATTACCTAACCAGCCCCATCCAATTAAGAATAGTGATGTGATTCGTTTGGCAAATAGTGATTTTCAAATCATGATAGGTTAG